One window of the Dioscorea cayenensis subsp. rotundata cultivar TDr96_F1 chromosome 24, TDr96_F1_v2_PseudoChromosome.rev07_lg8_w22 25.fasta, whole genome shotgun sequence genome contains the following:
- the LOC120252853 gene encoding zinc finger SWIM domain-containing protein 7 isoform X1, whose protein sequence is MASTSATAAVASTLWNQINSSRSVSDDQLSILHFLYGKNLERATRIVDQGGVRKVSGFPSGRFLFLVVGESKRKEEYICFPEHHCTCYSFFYDIVNRSEQLCCKHQIAARLAEAVGAHDEVSVSDEHLALMLSKL, encoded by the exons ATGGCGTCCACCTCCGCCACCGCCGCCGTAGCATCCACCCTCTGGAACCAAATCAACTCCTCTCGCTCAG TTTCAGACGATCAGCTATCTAT CTTGCATTTCCTATATGGGAAGAACTTGGAGCGAGCCACCAGGATTGTAGATCAGGGCGGTGTTCGTAAGGTTTCAGGCTTCCCCAGTGGCCGCTTTCTCTTTCTG GTTGTTGGGGAATCAAAGCGGAAAGAAGAGTATATCTGCTTTCCCGAGCACCACTGCACTTGCTATTCCTTCTTCTATGACATTGTCAACCGCAGTGAACAGCTCTGT TGTAAACATCAAATAGCTGCTCGGTTGGCAGAGGCGGTCGGTGCCCATGATGAAGTGTCAGTTTCGGATGAGCATTTGGCTTTAATGCTTTCCAAGCTCTGA
- the LOC120252853 gene encoding zinc finger SWIM domain-containing protein 7 isoform X2, translated as MASTSATAAVASTLWNQINSSRSDDQLSILHFLYGKNLERATRIVDQGGVRKVSGFPSGRFLFLVVGESKRKEEYICFPEHHCTCYSFFYDIVNRSEQLCCKHQIAARLAEAVGAHDEVSVSDEHLALMLSKL; from the exons ATGGCGTCCACCTCCGCCACCGCCGCCGTAGCATCCACCCTCTGGAACCAAATCAACTCCTCTCGCTCAG ACGATCAGCTATCTAT CTTGCATTTCCTATATGGGAAGAACTTGGAGCGAGCCACCAGGATTGTAGATCAGGGCGGTGTTCGTAAGGTTTCAGGCTTCCCCAGTGGCCGCTTTCTCTTTCTG GTTGTTGGGGAATCAAAGCGGAAAGAAGAGTATATCTGCTTTCCCGAGCACCACTGCACTTGCTATTCCTTCTTCTATGACATTGTCAACCGCAGTGAACAGCTCTGT TGTAAACATCAAATAGCTGCTCGGTTGGCAGAGGCGGTCGGTGCCCATGATGAAGTGTCAGTTTCGGATGAGCATTTGGCTTTAATGCTTTCCAAGCTCTGA
- the LOC120252853 gene encoding zinc finger SWIM domain-containing protein 7 isoform X3 yields the protein MASTSATAAVASTLWNQINSSRSVSDDQLSILHFLYGKNLERATRIVDQGGVRKVVGESKRKEEYICFPEHHCTCYSFFYDIVNRSEQLCCKHQIAARLAEAVGAHDEVSVSDEHLALMLSKL from the exons ATGGCGTCCACCTCCGCCACCGCCGCCGTAGCATCCACCCTCTGGAACCAAATCAACTCCTCTCGCTCAG TTTCAGACGATCAGCTATCTAT CTTGCATTTCCTATATGGGAAGAACTTGGAGCGAGCCACCAGGATTGTAGATCAGGGCGGTGTTCGTAAG GTTGTTGGGGAATCAAAGCGGAAAGAAGAGTATATCTGCTTTCCCGAGCACCACTGCACTTGCTATTCCTTCTTCTATGACATTGTCAACCGCAGTGAACAGCTCTGT TGTAAACATCAAATAGCTGCTCGGTTGGCAGAGGCGGTCGGTGCCCATGATGAAGTGTCAGTTTCGGATGAGCATTTGGCTTTAATGCTTTCCAAGCTCTGA